One stretch of Papaver somniferum cultivar HN1 unplaced genomic scaffold, ASM357369v1 unplaced-scaffold_154, whole genome shotgun sequence DNA includes these proteins:
- the LOC113336637 gene encoding uncharacterized protein LOC113336637, whose translation MEGTLKGWKSEAMSPPGRGVMEKVVLESVPVYTMTTFILPKTTIKMVTSIIRDFWWGKLGPKKGIYMDGWDGLCKSKEKGGNGLKKLEIMNLSLIANNGWRLFHQPNSIFSKTMKGRYFPNSNPFHATCNDGSSWAWKGLHKVLMILKGFSI comes from the coding sequence ATGGAAGGGACACTTAAGGGTTGGAAAAGTGAGGCCATGTCTCCTCCTGGTAGAGGAGTAATGGAAAAAGTTGTGCTTGAGTCAGTCCCTGTGTACACTATGACTACCTTCATCCTTCCCAAAACAACTATTAAAATGGTCACTAGCATAATCagagatttctggtgggggaAATTGGGTCCTAAAAAGGGGATATACATGGATGGATGGGATGGTCTATGTAAAAGTAAAGAAAAGGGGGGAAATGGCTTAAAGAAACTTGAAATTATGAACTTGTCGCTAATAGCTAATAATGGGTGGAGGCTCTTCCACCAACCTAACTCTATCTTCTCTAAAACTATGAAAGGGAGATACTTCCCAAATTCTAACCCTTTTCATGCCACCTGTAATGATGGCTCTTCCTGGGCATGGAAGGGTTTGCATAAAGTCCTTATGATCCTTAAGGGGTTTAGCATTTGA